The Brachybacterium huguangmaarense genome contains a region encoding:
- the nusA gene encoding transcription termination factor NusA, which yields MDIDMGALRALERERDISLPVLLDAIRQALLVAYQHTEDPARSARVEIDERSGRVSVLAQERDEDGEVVREWDDTPAGFGRVAASTARQVIFSRIRELEDEAVMGEFASRSDDIVSGVIQQGRDPRMVQVDLGSVEAVLPPHERVPGEDYSHGTRIRAYVVETRRGPKGPQITLSRSHPNLVRRLFALEVPEVADGTVEIAALAREAGHRTKVAVRATVPGVNAKGACIGPMGARVRAVMNELNGEKIDIVDYDEDPATFVASALSPARVTSVVVIDEVARAVRATVPEGQFSLAIGKEGQNARLAAKLTGWKIDIRPQSAPS from the coding sequence ATGGACATCGACATGGGAGCGCTGCGTGCGCTCGAACGGGAGCGGGACATCTCGCTGCCCGTCCTGCTGGACGCCATCCGCCAGGCCCTCCTGGTCGCGTACCAGCACACCGAGGACCCGGCCCGGTCCGCGCGCGTCGAGATCGACGAGCGCAGCGGCCGCGTCTCCGTGCTCGCCCAGGAGCGCGACGAGGACGGCGAGGTCGTCCGCGAGTGGGACGACACCCCCGCGGGCTTCGGGCGGGTCGCCGCGTCGACCGCCCGCCAGGTCATCTTCTCGCGCATCCGCGAGCTCGAGGACGAGGCCGTGATGGGGGAGTTCGCCTCCCGCAGCGACGACATCGTCTCGGGCGTGATCCAGCAGGGGCGCGACCCCCGCATGGTGCAGGTGGACCTCGGCAGCGTCGAGGCCGTGCTGCCGCCCCACGAGCGCGTGCCGGGGGAGGACTACTCCCACGGCACGCGCATCCGCGCGTACGTCGTCGAGACCCGTCGCGGGCCCAAGGGCCCCCAGATCACGCTGTCGCGCTCGCACCCCAACCTCGTGCGCCGCCTGTTCGCGCTCGAGGTGCCCGAGGTCGCCGACGGCACCGTCGAGATCGCCGCGCTCGCGCGCGAGGCCGGGCACCGCACCAAGGTGGCCGTGCGCGCGACCGTGCCGGGCGTCAACGCCAAGGGCGCGTGCATCGGCCCCATGGGCGCCCGCGTGCGCGCCGTCATGAACGAGCTCAACGGCGAGAAGATCGACATCGTCGACTACGACGAGGACCCCGCGACCTTCGTCGCGAGCGCCCTCTCGCCCGCCCGCGTGACGAGCGTCGTCGTGATCGACGAGGTCGCCCGCGCCGTGCGCGCGACGGTCCCCGAGGGCCAGTTCTCGCTCGCGATCGGCAAGGAGGGCCAGAACGCCCGCCTCGCCGCGAAGCTCACGGGCTGGAAGATCGACATCCGTCCCCAGAGCGCGCCGTCCTGA
- a CDS encoding YlxR family protein, with product MGSPDGAAPRIRVDAAASAPGRGAWLHPDARCLDLALRRGGLARSFRGPVEVGSPDELARHLEAAHAPLTQKRVEEPMDIR from the coding sequence GTGGGATCCCCGGACGGCGCCGCGCCCCGGATCCGGGTGGACGCTGCCGCGTCCGCGCCCGGCCGCGGGGCCTGGCTCCACCCCGACGCCCGATGCCTCGACCTCGCCCTCCGGCGAGGAGGCCTGGCCCGGTCCTTCCGGGGCCCGGTCGAGGTGGGCTCGCCCGACGAGCTCGCCCGACATCTCGAGGCGGCACATGCACCACTCACACAGAAGCGGGTAGAAGAACCAATGGACATCCGATGA
- the infB gene encoding translation initiation factor IF-2: protein MAKVRVHELAKELGQPSKVVLQKLQDMGEFVRSASSTIEAPVARRLRDQFPGSSNQSAGSPAKASAPAAPKPGQKPATPKPGAAKPAPAPEQPAEQKPDRSSAADTQRPAASAKPGGAPKPGQTPAPRQAPAAETPAAPERPAAQERSSAPKPGQAGPRPGGAPRPGNNPFATSQGMPRPGQRRQGGGQGGPRPGNNPFATSQGMPRPGAPRPPRDGQNAGGSREGGARPAAPRPGGRPGMPTPGVMRQHAHGGIQDARQGGTRQGGGARPGPGGRGGGRPGAPGGAPGGGGFPGGGRPGGGGRGGRGGTQGAFGRGGKPARSRKSKRAKRQEFEQMQAPAPGGVSIPRGNGQTVRLRRGASLTDFADRIDVNPASLITVLFAMGEMATATQSLDEDTFHLLGEELGYRIEIVSPEDEERELLGQFDIDLDAELADEDDEDRLPRPPVVTVMGHVDHGKTRLLDTIRNAHVQAGEAGGITQHIGAYQVVVEHEGEEGLEERPITFIDTPGHEAFTAMRARGADVTDIAILVVAADDGVMPQTVEALNHAQAADVPIVVAVNKIDKPDANPQKIRQQLTEFNLVAEEYGGDTMFVDVSARENLNIDQLLEAVLLTADAALDLRANPDKDARGVAIEANLDRGRGPVATVLVQQGTLHVGDAIVCGTGHGRVRAMLDEHGQQLQEAGPSRPVQVLGLTSVPGAGDSFLVAQDERTARQIAEKREAANRAALLSRTRKRISLEDINKAMAEGKVETLNLILKGDAAGSVEALEEALLGIEIDDQVQLRIIDRGVGAITMNNINLAVASDAVIIGFNVRAEGQNAEYADREGVEIKYYSVIYRAIEEVEQALQGMLKPEYEEVDTGSAEIRDIFRSSKFGNIAGSIVRSGTIRRGAKARITRRGVVITENLEIAGLRRFKDDVTEVREGFECGINLGSFNDLQLEDLITTYEMREKPRETK, encoded by the coding sequence GTGGCTAAGGTCCGCGTCCACGAGCTCGCCAAGGAGCTCGGACAGCCGAGCAAGGTCGTTCTGCAGAAGCTGCAGGACATGGGCGAGTTCGTCCGCTCAGCATCCTCGACCATCGAGGCCCCCGTCGCGCGTCGGCTGCGCGATCAGTTCCCGGGATCGTCGAACCAGTCCGCGGGATCCCCCGCGAAGGCCTCCGCGCCCGCGGCCCCCAAGCCCGGCCAGAAGCCTGCGACGCCCAAGCCGGGCGCGGCCAAGCCGGCCCCGGCCCCCGAGCAGCCGGCCGAGCAGAAGCCCGACCGGTCGAGCGCTGCCGACACGCAGCGCCCGGCGGCGTCCGCCAAGCCCGGCGGCGCCCCCAAGCCGGGACAGACCCCGGCCCCGCGCCAGGCCCCGGCCGCCGAGACCCCGGCGGCCCCGGAGCGTCCGGCCGCGCAGGAGCGCTCCTCCGCGCCCAAGCCCGGCCAGGCCGGTCCCCGTCCCGGCGGTGCGCCGCGCCCGGGCAACAACCCCTTCGCGACCAGCCAGGGCATGCCCCGGCCCGGTCAGCGTCGCCAGGGCGGCGGCCAGGGCGGTCCCCGTCCCGGCAACAACCCCTTCGCGACGAGCCAGGGCATGCCGCGTCCCGGCGCCCCGCGCCCGCCGCGCGACGGGCAGAACGCCGGCGGCTCCCGTGAGGGCGGCGCCCGTCCCGCGGCTCCGCGTCCCGGCGGCCGTCCCGGCATGCCCACCCCCGGCGTCATGCGTCAGCACGCCCACGGCGGCATCCAGGATGCCCGTCAGGGCGGCACCCGCCAGGGCGGCGGCGCGCGTCCCGGCCCCGGCGGCCGCGGCGGCGGTCGTCCCGGCGCCCCCGGCGGTGCGCCCGGTGGCGGCGGCTTCCCCGGCGGCGGTCGTCCCGGCGGCGGCGGTCGCGGCGGTCGTGGCGGCACCCAGGGTGCCTTCGGCCGCGGCGGCAAGCCCGCCCGCTCCCGCAAGTCCAAGCGCGCGAAGCGCCAGGAGTTCGAGCAGATGCAGGCGCCGGCCCCGGGCGGCGTCTCGATCCCGCGCGGCAACGGCCAGACCGTCCGTCTGCGCCGCGGCGCGTCGCTCACCGACTTCGCCGACCGCATCGACGTCAACCCCGCGTCGCTGATCACGGTGCTCTTCGCGATGGGCGAGATGGCCACGGCCACCCAGTCCCTCGACGAGGACACGTTCCACCTGCTCGGCGAGGAGCTCGGCTACCGGATCGAGATCGTCTCGCCTGAGGACGAGGAGCGCGAGCTGCTGGGCCAGTTCGACATCGACCTCGATGCCGAGCTCGCCGACGAGGACGACGAGGACCGCCTGCCGCGTCCGCCGGTCGTCACCGTCATGGGCCACGTCGACCACGGCAAGACCCGACTGCTGGACACGATCCGCAACGCCCACGTCCAGGCGGGCGAGGCCGGCGGCATCACCCAGCACATTGGCGCCTACCAGGTCGTCGTCGAGCACGAGGGCGAGGAGGGCCTCGAGGAGCGCCCGATCACGTTCATCGACACCCCGGGCCACGAGGCGTTCACCGCCATGCGTGCCCGCGGCGCCGACGTCACGGACATCGCGATCCTCGTGGTCGCGGCCGACGACGGCGTGATGCCCCAGACCGTCGAGGCGCTCAACCACGCCCAGGCGGCCGACGTGCCGATCGTGGTCGCGGTCAACAAGATCGACAAGCCCGACGCGAACCCGCAGAAGATCCGTCAGCAGCTGACGGAGTTCAACCTGGTGGCCGAGGAGTACGGCGGCGACACCATGTTCGTGGACGTCTCCGCCCGCGAGAACCTGAACATCGACCAGCTGCTCGAGGCGGTCCTGCTCACCGCGGACGCCGCCCTGGACCTGCGCGCCAACCCGGACAAGGACGCGCGCGGCGTCGCGATCGAGGCCAACCTCGACCGCGGCCGCGGCCCCGTGGCCACGGTGCTCGTCCAGCAGGGCACCCTGCACGTCGGCGACGCCATCGTGTGTGGCACCGGCCACGGCCGTGTCCGCGCGATGCTCGACGAGCACGGCCAGCAGCTGCAGGAGGCGGGTCCGTCCCGCCCCGTGCAGGTGCTCGGTCTGACCTCGGTCCCCGGCGCGGGCGACTCCTTCCTGGTCGCCCAGGACGAGCGCACCGCCCGGCAGATCGCCGAGAAGCGCGAGGCCGCCAACCGTGCCGCGCTGCTGTCGCGCACGCGCAAGCGGATCAGCCTCGAGGACATCAACAAGGCCATGGCCGAGGGCAAGGTCGAGACCCTCAACCTCATCCTCAAGGGCGACGCGGCGGGCTCCGTCGAGGCGCTCGAGGAGGCCCTGCTCGGCATCGAGATCGACGACCAGGTGCAGCTGCGCATCATCGACCGCGGCGTCGGCGCGATCACGATGAACAACATCAACCTGGCCGTCGCCTCGGACGCCGTGATCATCGGCTTCAACGTCCGGGCCGAGGGGCAGAACGCCGAGTACGCCGACCGCGAGGGCGTGGAGATCAAGTACTACTCCGTGATCTACCGCGCGATCGAGGAGGTCGAGCAGGCTCTGCAGGGCATGCTCAAGCCGGAGTACGAGGAGGTCGACACGGGCTCCGCGGAGATCCGCGACATCTTCCGCTCCTCGAAGTTCGGCAACATCGCCGGCTCGATCGTGCGCAGCGGGACCATCCGCCGCGGCGCCAAGGCGCGCATCACGCGCCGGGGCGTGGTCATCACGGAGAACCTCGAGATCGCCGGTCTGCGACGGTTCAAGGACGATGTCACCGAGGTCCGCGAGGGCTTCGAGTGCGGCATCAACCTGGGCTCGTTCAACGACCTGCAGCTCGAGGACCTCATCACGACCTACGAGATGCGCGAGAAGCCCCGCGAGACCAAGTGA
- a CDS encoding TRM11 family SAM-dependent methyltransferase codes for MSSTDPQPVEGLLILRAPSANRVYTDAAGPLVVAEARRVLAAHLGVPVRVHERRLAGVDYVEVLADVDRGTLVRAVSGLSSTLALFAPREADDGVLLEPVEPASVHRHGSDLETTLRYPGKTNEQFTALLLNLAAAASERRAGLADGSLAVLDPLCGRGTTLSRALRLGLSPVGADLDRTDIEAYRAFLLTWLRTHRLKHTSSTGRLAAHGTVLGTRFTAELAADKAAQRAGEVQRVELLRCDTTELGSALGSARFDAIVADLPYGVQHGARSGGDLRRSPLGTLRDALPVWRRLLRRDGGMALALNRRTAPLDETAAVLEGAGFAVLGDPGAFRHRVDQAIDRDVVVAVRTDHPRAEELRGLFEDASAPAPERTP; via the coding sequence ATGTCCAGCACCGATCCCCAGCCCGTCGAGGGCCTGCTGATCCTGCGCGCCCCCTCGGCCAACCGCGTCTACACCGACGCCGCCGGCCCGCTCGTGGTCGCCGAGGCGCGACGCGTGCTCGCCGCGCACCTCGGCGTGCCCGTGCGGGTGCACGAGCGCCGCCTCGCGGGGGTCGACTACGTCGAGGTGCTCGCCGACGTCGACCGCGGCACGCTCGTGCGCGCCGTCTCCGGCCTCTCGAGCACCCTCGCGCTGTTCGCCCCCCGGGAGGCGGACGACGGCGTGCTGCTCGAACCGGTGGAGCCCGCGTCCGTGCACCGGCACGGCAGCGACCTCGAGACCACGCTGCGCTACCCGGGCAAGACCAACGAGCAGTTCACGGCGCTGCTGCTGAACCTCGCGGCGGCCGCCTCGGAGCGCCGCGCGGGGCTCGCCGACGGCTCCCTCGCGGTCCTCGACCCCCTGTGCGGCCGCGGCACGACCCTCTCGCGGGCGCTGCGCCTCGGCCTCAGCCCCGTCGGAGCCGACCTCGACCGCACCGACATCGAGGCCTATCGCGCGTTCCTGCTCACCTGGCTGCGCACCCACCGCCTCAAGCACACCTCGTCGACGGGGCGCCTCGCCGCGCACGGCACGGTGCTCGGCACCCGGTTCACCGCCGAGCTGGCCGCCGACAAGGCCGCCCAGCGGGCCGGAGAGGTCCAGCGCGTCGAGCTCCTGCGCTGCGACACGACGGAGCTCGGCTCCGCGCTCGGCTCCGCGCGCTTCGACGCGATCGTCGCGGACCTGCCCTACGGCGTCCAGCACGGCGCCCGCAGCGGCGGCGACCTGCGGCGCTCCCCGCTCGGCACCCTGCGCGACGCCCTGCCCGTGTGGCGTCGCCTCCTGCGCCGCGACGGCGGCATGGCCCTCGCGCTCAACCGCCGCACCGCGCCGCTCGACGAGACGGCCGCCGTGCTCGAGGGAGCCGGCTTCGCCGTGCTCGGCGACCCCGGCGCCTTCCGGCACCGCGTCGACCAGGCCATCGACCGCGACGTCGTCGTCGCGGTCCGCACCGACCACCCCCGCGCGGAGGAGCTGCGCGGGCTCTTCGAGGACGCGTCCGCGCCCGCACCCGAAAGGACCCCATGA
- the rbfA gene encoding 30S ribosome-binding factor RbfA, with the protein MSENPRARRLADRIKEIVATTIDTRVKDPRLGFVTITDVRVSGDLQHATAFYTVFGDEEERAGTAAALRSATGMLRSEVGRQTGVRLTPTLEFIADALPENARTIEDLLVEARHRDADLARSKEGARYAGEADPYRAPREAEDADGAADADEDDPRA; encoded by the coding sequence ATGAGCGAGAACCCCCGCGCCCGGCGCCTGGCCGACCGGATCAAGGAGATCGTCGCCACCACGATCGACACCCGGGTCAAGGACCCCCGCCTCGGCTTCGTGACCATCACCGACGTGCGCGTCTCCGGCGACCTCCAGCACGCGACCGCGTTCTACACGGTCTTCGGCGACGAGGAGGAGCGTGCGGGCACCGCCGCGGCGCTCCGCTCCGCGACCGGCATGCTGCGCAGCGAGGTGGGGCGCCAGACCGGCGTCCGCCTCACCCCGACGCTCGAGTTCATCGCCGACGCGCTGCCCGAGAACGCGCGCACGATCGAGGACCTCCTGGTCGAGGCCCGGCATCGCGATGCCGACCTGGCCCGCTCGAAGGAGGGCGCCCGCTACGCCGGCGAGGCCGACCCGTACCGCGCGCCCCGCGAGGCGGAGGACGCCGACGGCGCCGCGGACGCCGACGAGGACGACCCGCGCGCGTGA
- the truB gene encoding tRNA pseudouridine(55) synthase TruB, with translation MSTAPHGVLLVDKSPDWTSHDVVGRARRLLGTKKVGHAGTLDPMATGLLVLGIGQGTRLLTYLVGLDKTYRATIRLGQATTTDDAEGEARGEIVDASGLDTAAIERALSALRGPIAQVPSSVSAIKVDGQRAYARVRAGEDVQLAARPVTIDRLDVTATRVDGPFCDLDVVVDCSSGTYIRALARDLGAALGTGGHLTALRRTRVGPFEVADAVVLPPRGQEADAPPLRGLGATARVVLPPLEVDEDAAVELGHGRRPHVDPAALTAGPTAVLDAAGRLVAVAEAVDGDRLRPLLVIPADARS, from the coding sequence GTGAGCACCGCGCCGCACGGGGTCCTGCTCGTCGACAAGTCCCCGGACTGGACCAGCCACGACGTCGTCGGGCGGGCCCGCCGGCTGCTCGGCACCAAGAAGGTCGGGCACGCCGGCACCCTCGACCCGATGGCCACGGGGCTGCTGGTCCTCGGCATCGGGCAGGGCACCCGGCTGCTCACGTACCTGGTGGGGCTGGACAAGACCTACCGGGCGACCATCCGGCTCGGCCAGGCCACCACGACCGACGACGCCGAGGGCGAGGCGCGCGGCGAGATCGTCGACGCGAGCGGCCTCGACACCGCGGCGATCGAGCGCGCCCTGAGCGCGCTGCGCGGCCCGATCGCGCAGGTCCCCAGCTCCGTGAGCGCCATCAAGGTCGACGGGCAGCGCGCCTACGCGCGCGTACGCGCAGGCGAGGACGTGCAGCTCGCCGCCCGACCCGTCACGATCGACCGCCTCGACGTGACCGCGACGCGCGTCGACGGCCCCTTCTGCGACCTCGACGTGGTCGTGGACTGCAGCTCGGGCACCTACATCCGTGCGCTCGCCCGGGACCTCGGCGCGGCCCTCGGCACGGGCGGGCACCTCACCGCCCTGCGCCGCACCCGTGTCGGCCCCTTCGAGGTCGCCGACGCGGTCGTGCTCCCGCCCCGCGGGCAGGAGGCCGACGCCCCGCCGCTGCGCGGCCTGGGCGCGACCGCGCGCGTCGTCCTGCCCCCGCTCGAGGTCGACGAGGACGCGGCCGTCGAGCTCGGCCACGGTCGCCGACCCCACGTCGACCCCGCCGCCCTCACGGCCGGCCCGACCGCCGTGCTGGACGCCGCCGGGCGCCTGGTCGCCGTGGCCGAGGCCGTCGACGGCGACCGGCTGCGCCCGCTGCTCGTGATCCCGGCGGACGCGCGCTCCTAG
- a CDS encoding L,D-transpeptidase family protein, giving the protein MSTVTEMETPGGSHGRAGRRAALIIVAIVVVLALVGIGGSVAYAKQYDGKALPGTTVLGQDVAGQSPAQIADLVTTHAEAVTVTVTTNGEAREATLADLGVSVDAQATAAKAADHSGDVVNTVKSAFDGTRTIEPVVSVDSAVAGQYAKSLVSDEDAAATDAQVVYDEDAKTWSVEPGKAGQGVDPAAFVEAVSTQAPALKSFSIEQQTQEVQPAISDEAAQQAVDTIEQRLDQTVIVTSANGKSYEASKKTRGDWYSPVLNEAGDGYDVKVDDSKVADWVSGRAEKVSVEPVDGIEQVDDAGNVTKVISEKKDGSEVSNADAVTQQIVTGLNEGSNVEASFETAPVAAKVTKAKTPTASTDSSTTATAEPTGEKWIDVNLSDKTLTAYVGETPVYGPKKIVDGKKGYETVTGTFHIYNRLEKQDMTNASKYPESDSRYYYTKDVPWVQYFEGGYAIHGAPWRSSFGYSGSHGCVNMRPSEAKWVYNWASMGTKVVVHY; this is encoded by the coding sequence CGGTGGCGTACGCCAAGCAGTACGACGGCAAGGCGCTCCCGGGCACCACGGTGCTCGGCCAGGACGTCGCCGGCCAGAGCCCCGCCCAGATCGCCGACCTCGTGACCACGCACGCCGAGGCCGTCACCGTCACGGTCACCACCAACGGCGAGGCGCGCGAGGCGACGCTCGCCGACCTCGGGGTGTCCGTCGACGCGCAGGCCACGGCCGCGAAGGCGGCGGACCACAGCGGCGACGTCGTGAACACCGTGAAGTCCGCGTTCGACGGCACCCGGACGATCGAGCCCGTCGTCTCGGTCGACTCGGCCGTCGCGGGCCAGTACGCCAAGTCCCTCGTGTCCGACGAGGACGCCGCCGCGACCGACGCCCAGGTCGTCTACGACGAGGACGCCAAGACCTGGAGCGTCGAGCCGGGCAAGGCCGGCCAGGGCGTGGACCCCGCCGCCTTCGTCGAGGCCGTGAGCACGCAGGCCCCCGCGCTCAAGAGCTTCAGCATCGAGCAGCAGACCCAGGAGGTCCAGCCCGCGATCTCCGACGAGGCCGCGCAGCAGGCCGTCGACACGATCGAGCAGCGTCTCGACCAGACCGTCATCGTCACCTCCGCGAACGGCAAGTCCTACGAGGCCTCCAAGAAGACCCGCGGCGACTGGTACAGCCCGGTCCTCAACGAGGCGGGCGACGGCTACGACGTCAAGGTCGACGACTCCAAGGTCGCCGACTGGGTGTCCGGGCGCGCCGAGAAGGTCTCGGTCGAGCCCGTCGACGGCATCGAGCAGGTCGACGACGCCGGCAACGTCACCAAGGTGATCTCCGAGAAGAAGGACGGCTCGGAGGTGTCCAACGCGGACGCCGTCACCCAGCAGATCGTCACCGGCCTCAACGAGGGCTCGAACGTCGAGGCCTCCTTCGAGACCGCGCCCGTCGCGGCCAAGGTCACCAAGGCCAAGACCCCCACCGCCTCGACCGACTCGTCGACCACCGCGACCGCGGAGCCGACCGGCGAGAAGTGGATCGACGTGAACCTGTCGGACAAGACGCTGACCGCCTACGTCGGCGAGACCCCGGTCTACGGCCCCAAGAAGATCGTCGACGGCAAGAAGGGCTACGAGACGGTCACCGGCACGTTCCACATCTACAACCGGCTCGAGAAGCAGGACATGACCAACGCCTCGAAGTACCCCGAGTCGGACTCGCGGTACTACTACACGAAGGACGTGCCCTGGGTGCAGTACTTCGAGGGCGGCTACGCGATCCACGGCGCGCCGTGGCGCTCCTCCTTCGGCTACTCCGGCTCGCACGGCTGCGTGAACATGCGGCCGTCCGAGGCCAAGTGGGTCTACAACTGGGCGTCCATGGGCACCAAGGTGGTCGTGCACTACTGA